A single region of the Engystomops pustulosus unplaced genomic scaffold, aEngPut4.maternal MAT_SCAFFOLD_389, whole genome shotgun sequence genome encodes:
- the LOC140111119 gene encoding serine/threonine-protein kinase 36-like, with protein MIFFKGEVHLWDVIQVQAAELSLFILSLLVLRLQSLPDELLAQSAALCHLLCCDVPSLVMAASILVVSLHDWGEPIALSQDDVVSAVRTSLSRAPQMLCSAPMSSGLYDWTFHLLLQQLTQDSRLFPAVAGESALLWQSVCILLRFSSIRAPLEGDAPREDEIQKPQWKLLSARGLVTFLHLALITSVQDPNHFVGLIGSPGSPVVASLTRLLRPGFLDHVIAVCQVSGWNVPQTLSEVVNLVCQLLCIPLSLEISGDTLDGILQALRQEEVVTSLLQACGLLLEGQMETPLCLLGRLVLMKDEFLSQFSSKASSSDDVVSWLKRAVWSGPDSVVIELLTLLSHLIRASSTNSSLVQKILGDWNQLLLQHLQSPDAEMRSPACSLAGNLSRLGQWLSVPVVENLVACLSHPDNRVRKSAAFAVGNCIFHKSCTGDDARWVSFAASQLLMLLRDPQAKTRVHAATALGNLETLFSDGDDQLMEMSQALLHAALTDHEEPVRLASVIALRSLIGIPNICQQLHSLNARERLSASLTEEKRLSSPLVHHSHRLLQQLTPGSS; from the exons GTCCATCTGTGGGATGTGATACAAGTCCAGGCTGCTGAGCTGTCCCTCTTCATCCTCTCTCTGCTTGTCCTGCGCCTGCAGTCTCTTCCagatga GTTGTTGGCTCAGTCAGCGGCTCTTTGTCATCTTCTTTGCTGTGATGTCCCGTCCCTAGTG ATGGCGGCCTCCATACTGGTTGTCTCCCTCCATGACTGGGGTGAGCCCATAGCGTTGTCCCAAGATGATGTTGTGTCTGCAGTCCGGACATCCCTGTCCCGTGCTCCTCAG ATGCTCTGTAGTGCCCCCATGAGCTCCGGATTGTATGACTGGACATTTCATCTTCTTCTTCAGCAGCTGACACAG GACTCTCGGCTTTTTCCTGCTGTGGCTGGTGAGAGCGCCCTCCTGTGGCAGAGTGTTTGTATCCTGCTCCGATTCTCCAGTATAAGGGCACCACTGGAGGGAGACGCACCCCGGGAGGACGAGATTCAGAAACCACAATGGAAACTGCTCTCTGCACGTG GACTTGTGACATTCCTGCACTTGGCTCTCATCACTTCAGTTCAGGACCCCAACCATTTTGTTGGACTTATTGGGAGCCCCGGGAGTCCTGTTGTTGCTTCTTTAACTCGACTTTTGCGTCCCGGGTTCCTGGATCATGTTATTGCTGT CTGCCAGGTTTCTGGTTGGAACGTTCCTCAGACTCTTTCCGAAGTGGTCAATCTGGTGTGTCAGCTCCTGTGTATTCCTCTGTCTCTTGAGATCTCTGGAGATACGTTAGATGGGATTTTGCAAGCTCTAAGACAAGAGGAGGTGGTTACTTCTCTCCTCCAG GCGTGTGGTCTACTCCTGGAAGGGCAGATGGAGACGCCGCTCTGTCTCCTGGGCCGCCTTGTTCTTATGAAGGATGAGTTTTTGTCACAGTTTTCTTCTAAGGCCTCGTCTTCTGATGATGTGGTGTCCTGGCTGAAAAGAGCAGTGTGGTCCGGTCCGGACAGTGTGGTCATTGAGCTTTTGACGCTACTCAGTCACTTAATCCGTGCATCGTCCACAAATTCCTCGCTAGTGCAGAAGATCCTTGGAGACTGGAATCAGCTGCTTCTCCAACACCTCCAGAGCCCGGATGCAGAGATGAGATCACCCGCCTGCTCTTTGGCTGGAAACCTCTCACGTCTTGGACAATGGCTGTCAGTGCCTGTGGTGGAGAACCTTGTGGCCTGTCTATCCCATCCTGATAACAGAGTGAGGAAATCTGCAGCCTTTGCGGTGGGGAATTGCATCTTCCATAAATCCTGCACTGGAGATGATGCCCGCTGGGTTTCATTTGCTGCATCTCAGTTATTAATGTTATTACGGGACCCACAAGCAAAGACCCGTGTCCACGCTGCCACCGCTCTGGGAAACCTTGAGACTTTATTCAGTGATGGAGATGATCAGCTGATGGAGATGTCCCAGGCTCTGCTTCATGCCGCCCTTACAGACCATGAAGAGCCTGTGCGCCTGGCATCCGTCATCGCTCTGCGGAGTCTTATTGGCATCCCCAACATCTGCCAG CAGCTGCACAGTCTCaacgccagagaaagactctcgGCATCTTTGACTGAGGAGAAGCGCTTGTCGTCACCGCTTGTCCACCACAGCCATAGACTGCTCCAGCAGCTGACACCGGGCAGCTCCTGA